The Corynebacterium freiburgense region CTGTACTGTTCTGGCAGGAAGGTCTATGGGGAATGGTAAATACGCCAGGACCGCTGATTTCCTTTATGCCGATTTTCTTAATCGGTGTGACCTTCGGTTTAGCAATGGATTATCAAGTGTTCTTGGTGTCGCGTATGCGTGAACACTACACGCATATCGCAGGTAAGCCACAAAGCGGAAAGTACAACATTGTTGAAGAATCGATTATTGAAGGTTATACACTCGGTTCCCGCGTAGTTACCTCCGCAGCATTAATTATGATCGCGGTGTTTGTGGCATTTATTGATCAACCATTGCCTTTTATTAAAATATTTGGTTTTGCACTCGGCGCGGGCGTATTTTTCGATGCGTTTTTTGTTCGAATGGGATTAGTTCCTGCCGCAATGTTCCTGCTTGGAAGGGCTACATGGTGGATTCCAGCTTGGCTGGACCGTATTTTGCCAGTTGTTGATGTGGAAGGTGCCGCTTTGGAATCTGAGTGGGTGCGTCTGCAAGAGGAACGGGACCGACAGAACACCGAAAAACTCCATGCATTGCGTCAAGGCTAAACTCTTATTTCATGACGCAAGCCGACACCACTTTCGAGTTACATACTCGCCTTGATTCTTCCCCACATGGTCGCACTGGGGTTATTCACACCCCTCATGGAGATATTGCCACTCCAGCATTTATTCCCGTCGGAACGAAAGCAACTGTAAAAACATTAACTCCAGAGCAGGTCCGTTCTACGGGGGCGCAGGCAGTGTTGTCGAATGCGTATCATTTGTATCTGCAGCCAGGGCCCGAAATTGTAGACGAAGCTGGGGGAGTGGCTGCATTTGAAAACTGGCATGGGCCAACCTATACAGATTCGGGCGGCTTTCAGGTAATGAGCCTCGGCGTGGGGTTTAAAAAAGTCATTGCAATGGATACTAAGAACCTAGTCGAGGGTGATATTCGCGCAAAGAAAAAGGATCGTCTGGCCAAAGTAGACGAAGAGGGGGTGGATTTCCGAAGTGTTATCGATGGTTCGAAGCATCGTTTTACTCCCGAGGTTTCCATGCAGATCCAGCACCAATTAGGTGCAGATATTATGTTCGCTTTCGATGAACTCACCACGCTTGTGGATACTCGCCAGTACCAGGAGGCTTCGGTGGCGCGGACGCATCGTTGGGCGCAGCGCTGTTTAGATGAGCACGAGCGGCTTACTCAGGCGCGAGTGGGTAAACCTTTACAGAGCTTATGGGGTGTGGTGCAAGGTGCCCAATATGAGGATTTGCGCAGGCAGGCCGCTAGGGGTTTGGTATCGCTTTCCGACGCCGCGGAGGCTGCAGGGCGCCGTGGGTTTGGTGGCTATGGCATTGGGGGCGCATTAGAGAAGGAAAATCTGGGCACTATTATCGGCTGGGTGTGTGATGAACTGCCGGAAGACCGTCCGCGACACCTTCTTGGTATCTCTGAGCCCAATGACCTTTTTACCGCTATTGAATCCGGCGCAGATACTTTCGATTGTGTTGCGCCTACGCGCCTTGGCCGTCATGGCGGCGTCTATACGCTTGATGGTCGTGTAAACCTTACAAAAGCCGAGTTTAAACGCGATTTTTCTGGCATTGACGAAGAGCTCGGAGGGTATGTTTCAGAAAACTACTCCCGAGCCTATATCCATCATTTATTGCGTGCGAAGGAACTACTTGCAGGAACGCTATGTACCCTTCACAATCTGCATTTTATGGTTAGTTTAGTAGACAATATACGAGCCGCTATTGAGGGCGGATATTACGAAGCCTACCGAGATGAATTTCTTGGCAGATACTATGCTTCCGCAAAATAGTTTTCGCGCTTCTTGACCCATCCAATAACAATATATGTCAGGGGCATCATCAGGATTTCCACTGCTGTTTTCCACGCAAATCCAAACAATGTGTAGTTGAGTGTGTCTGCCGCAGTGGTAATTCCAATTGCGGGTGCTGCAATCAAACAGAAGACTAATGTGTCTCCGAATTCGCCAACAAGGGTTGAGCCTAATAGCCGGGCCCATAAAGATTTTTCACCGGTCTTTTCCTTGAGTTTTACCAAAACCCAGGAGTTAAGCAGTTGACCAACCAAGTATCCGGTAAGACTGGCTAGGACAATTTGGGGTACAAGGCCAAGTACAGTTTCAAATTGTGTTTGGTGTTCGTAGAATTCTGCAGCTGGTAGTGCAATTGCGATATAGAAAGATATAACGGCAATAAGTGTGACGGCAAAACCGGTCCAGATTGCGCGGCGTGTTGCCCGAAAACCGAAGCATTCGGCGAGTACGTCACCAACTACATAGGCGAGGGGGAAAAGAAAGAATGCCCCATCGGTAATAATTGGTCCGAATGCTACAGCTTTTGTTGCGGTGATATTGGAAATAACAAAAACCGCAACGAAAAGCGCGAGTAGTACCGGGTATAGGCTGCGCTGCACCGGAATAAAACGTACAGGAGTTGACATGGGTCTATATGTTCCCATAAGCCCCAGTGGTTTTCCTAGCGGGAGTTAGTCTTCCAGTACTAATTCAGCATCAGTGATTGCCAGGCGTTCAGATTCGCCAGCCAGAAGTGATTGCATTTGGGCGGCGTTTTCCCCAATCGGGACACTTAGTGCTTGTGGATCTTTAGCGAAAGTCAAAGCGAGCAGAGAAGCGAATTGGTTGAGGAGCACAGTGGCCTCGAAGTGGTCAATATCGTCGGCTTCTGGTGCATCTACGGTAAGTAGACCATAGAGTTTATCTGCATTGCTTACTGGCATAGTGGCGAAGCATTGGTAGTTAAATGTTTCGTCAGAGATTTCTGAGGTATCTGGTTCGTATCGCCCCTCATTAAGGCTCATTGCCAGGCGCAA contains the following coding sequences:
- the tgt gene encoding tRNA guanosine(34) transglycosylase Tgt, translating into MTQADTTFELHTRLDSSPHGRTGVIHTPHGDIATPAFIPVGTKATVKTLTPEQVRSTGAQAVLSNAYHLYLQPGPEIVDEAGGVAAFENWHGPTYTDSGGFQVMSLGVGFKKVIAMDTKNLVEGDIRAKKKDRLAKVDEEGVDFRSVIDGSKHRFTPEVSMQIQHQLGADIMFAFDELTTLVDTRQYQEASVARTHRWAQRCLDEHERLTQARVGKPLQSLWGVVQGAQYEDLRRQAARGLVSLSDAAEAAGRRGFGGYGIGGALEKENLGTIIGWVCDELPEDRPRHLLGISEPNDLFTAIESGADTFDCVAPTRLGRHGGVYTLDGRVNLTKAEFKRDFSGIDEELGGYVSENYSRAYIHHLLRAKELLAGTLCTLHNLHFMVSLVDNIRAAIEGGYYEAYRDEFLGRYYASAK
- a CDS encoding queuosine precursor transporter, which codes for MSTPVRFIPVQRSLYPVLLALFVAVFVISNITATKAVAFGPIITDGAFFLFPLAYVVGDVLAECFGFRATRRAIWTGFAVTLIAVISFYIAIALPAAEFYEHQTQFETVLGLVPQIVLASLTGYLVGQLLNSWVLVKLKEKTGEKSLWARLLGSTLVGEFGDTLVFCLIAAPAIGITTAADTLNYTLFGFAWKTAVEILMMPLTYIVIGWVKKRENYFAEA